A genomic window from Herbiconiux aconitum includes:
- a CDS encoding ABC transporter permease, with amino-acid sequence MSTPTPTSTPPTSSLDLATEFLDRRTPLDRIRGVLHRYPAVSPAVVLVIAVIVFGILNDRFLAPANLSLITQQVAVVGTLAVAQTLIILTAGIDLSVGAVMVLASMVMAQTATQNGVPALLALLLGLLVGIAAGLFNGLLVTRLKLPPFIVTLGTLNIFVALTLLYSAGSTVRGGDMPPLLTWTGTTFDILGVRFSFGVVIMLLLYVIVALILGKTAWGRHVYAVGDDKEAARLAGISVNRVLLSVYLAAGAILAIGAWIQIGRTNAASPNAGADLNLDSITAVVIGGTSLFGGRGTVWGTLLGALIVGVFRNGLSLAGLDVLYQTLAVGVLIIVAVAVDQWIRKVRK; translated from the coding sequence GTGAGCACTCCAACTCCGACGTCGACTCCGCCGACGTCCTCGCTCGACCTGGCGACCGAGTTCCTCGACCGCCGCACACCCCTCGACCGCATCCGCGGCGTGCTGCACCGCTACCCGGCCGTCAGCCCGGCAGTGGTTCTCGTCATCGCCGTGATCGTCTTCGGCATCCTGAACGACCGCTTTCTCGCCCCGGCCAACCTCTCGCTGATCACTCAGCAGGTCGCCGTCGTCGGCACCCTCGCGGTCGCCCAGACCCTGATCATCCTGACCGCCGGCATCGACCTGTCGGTGGGAGCGGTGATGGTTCTCGCCTCGATGGTGATGGCGCAGACGGCCACGCAGAACGGCGTTCCGGCTCTGCTCGCGCTGCTCCTGGGCCTGCTCGTCGGCATCGCCGCCGGCCTGTTCAACGGCCTGCTCGTCACCCGGCTCAAGCTGCCGCCCTTCATCGTCACCCTCGGCACGCTCAACATCTTCGTGGCACTCACGTTGCTCTACTCCGCGGGTTCCACCGTGCGCGGTGGCGACATGCCCCCACTGCTCACCTGGACGGGGACGACGTTCGACATCCTCGGCGTGCGCTTCAGCTTCGGCGTGGTGATCATGCTGCTGCTCTACGTGATCGTGGCGCTCATCCTGGGCAAGACCGCCTGGGGTCGCCACGTCTACGCCGTCGGCGACGACAAAGAAGCCGCCCGTCTGGCCGGAATCAGCGTCAACCGGGTGCTGCTCAGCGTGTACCTCGCCGCCGGCGCCATTCTTGCCATCGGCGCGTGGATTCAGATCGGCCGCACCAACGCCGCGAGCCCCAACGCGGGCGCCGACCTCAACCTCGACTCCATCACCGCCGTCGTGATCGGCGGCACGAGCCTCTTCGGCGGTCGTGGCACCGTCTGGGGCACGCTGCTCGGGGCACTCATCGTGGGCGTGTTTCGCAACGGGCTCTCCCTCGCCGGCCTCGACGTGCTCTACCAGACGCTCGCCGTGGGTGTGCTCATCATCGTGGCCGTGGCCGTCGACCAGTGGATCAGAAAGGTACGCAAGTGA
- a CDS encoding substrate-binding domain-containing protein, protein MKNRTSTTARLGSLASIALVASVGLAACSSGSGSGGSTDSASGDEVGVTLIVKTTTNPFFVAMEDGAKAAAEKAGVNLTLAAGKEDGDEDTQIQAIENAISKGDKGILITPNGPSVVDAIQKARDAGLYVIALDTPPDPADAVDITFATNNFAAGESIGTWTAAQLNGKKATIALLDLFDDKVVSVDYNRDQGFLTGMGIDTADDQKNGDEAATGSYSGGDYEIVGNEATNGAEDGGRTAMETLLSKNSDINVVYTINEPAAYGAYQALQAAGKEKDVLLVSIDGGCAGVKNVEEGIIGATAQQYPVKMAELGVEAIAKLATDGTAPETTQGLDFFDTGSALVTDTPVDGLDSITSADAGKICWGE, encoded by the coding sequence ATGAAGAATCGCACATCGACGACCGCCAGGCTGGGAAGCCTGGCCTCCATCGCACTCGTGGCCTCCGTCGGTCTCGCAGCCTGTTCCAGTGGCAGTGGGAGCGGCGGCAGCACCGACTCCGCGTCGGGAGACGAGGTCGGCGTGACGCTGATCGTCAAGACCACCACGAACCCGTTCTTCGTCGCCATGGAAGACGGGGCGAAAGCCGCCGCCGAGAAGGCGGGCGTGAATCTGACTCTGGCTGCCGGCAAGGAGGACGGAGACGAGGACACCCAGATCCAGGCCATCGAGAACGCCATCTCCAAGGGCGACAAGGGCATCCTGATAACCCCCAATGGCCCCTCGGTCGTCGACGCGATCCAGAAGGCCCGGGATGCCGGGCTCTACGTCATCGCTCTGGACACGCCGCCCGACCCCGCCGATGCCGTCGACATCACCTTCGCCACCAACAACTTCGCCGCCGGCGAGTCGATCGGCACCTGGACGGCTGCTCAGCTGAACGGCAAGAAGGCCACCATCGCCCTCCTCGACCTCTTCGACGACAAGGTCGTGTCGGTCGACTACAACCGCGACCAGGGCTTCCTCACCGGCATGGGCATCGACACCGCCGACGACCAGAAGAACGGCGACGAGGCAGCCACCGGCTCCTACAGCGGTGGTGACTACGAGATCGTCGGCAACGAGGCGACCAACGGCGCCGAAGACGGCGGCCGCACCGCCATGGAGACCCTGCTGTCGAAGAACTCCGACATCAACGTCGTTTACACGATCAACGAACCGGCCGCCTACGGCGCCTACCAGGCCCTCCAGGCCGCCGGTAAGGAAAAGGACGTGCTGCTGGTCTCGATCGACGGCGGCTGCGCCGGCGTGAAGAACGTCGAAGAGGGCATCATCGGCGCCACCGCCCAGCAATACCCCGTCAAGATGGCCGAACTCGGCGTCGAGGCCATCGCGAAGCTGGCCACCGACGGCACCGCCCCGGAGACCACGCAGGGTCTCGACTTCTTCGACACCGGCTCGGCCCTCGTGACCGACACCCCCGTCGATGGCCTGGACAGCATCACCTCCGCCGACGCAGGCAAGATCTGCTGGGGCGAGTGA
- a CDS encoding LacI family DNA-binding transcriptional regulator, producing MKNVADLAGVGVKTVSRVINQERYVSADTIARVMRAAEQLQYQPDVQAGNLRRADRRTDTLGLLVGSVANPFSAAVHRAVEDAAVQRHVAVFASSLDDDPERERASVEAFLRRRVDGLILTTIQPSQAYLGPQLEQGMPVVFVDRRPNGLIADTVLTDNLEGAARATRHLLAGGHRRIAFLGDSEEIYTAKERKRGYLDALRLEGVVPDPRLVIENLGEEAHAELAVNELLALDDPPTAIFSAQNLITIGAITALRAQGSSHRVALVGFDDVPMASLLSPAVTVVAQDPSAIGAIAARRIFERLDGESEPARDFIVPTRLIERGSGEIRPA from the coding sequence ATGAAGAATGTCGCCGACCTCGCCGGAGTCGGCGTGAAGACCGTGTCGCGGGTGATCAACCAGGAGCGCTACGTCTCGGCCGACACCATCGCGAGGGTCATGCGGGCCGCTGAGCAGCTGCAGTACCAGCCCGACGTGCAAGCCGGGAACCTCCGGCGCGCCGACCGCCGCACCGACACCCTCGGCCTCCTCGTCGGCAGTGTCGCCAACCCGTTCTCGGCGGCCGTGCACCGTGCGGTCGAGGATGCGGCCGTCCAGCGGCACGTCGCCGTGTTCGCCTCGAGCCTCGACGACGACCCCGAGCGCGAGCGGGCCTCGGTCGAGGCGTTCCTGCGCCGACGCGTCGACGGGCTCATCCTCACCACGATCCAGCCCAGTCAGGCCTACCTCGGGCCTCAACTCGAGCAGGGCATGCCGGTGGTGTTCGTCGACCGGAGGCCGAACGGTCTGATCGCCGACACGGTACTGACCGACAATCTCGAGGGCGCCGCGCGCGCGACCCGTCACCTGCTCGCAGGCGGCCACCGCCGCATCGCCTTCCTCGGCGACAGCGAGGAGATCTACACCGCCAAGGAGCGCAAGCGCGGATACCTCGACGCCCTGAGGCTCGAGGGGGTCGTCCCCGATCCCCGGCTCGTGATCGAGAACCTGGGGGAGGAGGCGCACGCCGAGCTCGCGGTGAACGAGCTTCTGGCGCTCGACGACCCGCCCACAGCGATCTTCAGCGCTCAGAACCTCATCACCATCGGCGCCATCACCGCCCTGCGCGCGCAGGGGTCGTCGCACCGGGTGGCGCTCGTGGGTTTCGATGATGTCCCGATGGCCTCGCTGCTCTCGCCGGCGGTGACCGTCGTCGCCCAGGACCCATCGGCCATCGGCGCCATCGCCGCGCGCCGCATCTTCGAGCGCCTCGATGGTGAGTCGGAGCCCGCCCGCGATTTCATCGTTCCGACCCGTCTGATCGAACGGGGTTCGGGCGAGATCCGACCGGCATAG
- a CDS encoding GH32 C-terminal domain-containing protein: MLATAGLLVAAPASASSESAPAVAQAAAPPAEPYRPYLGYSPEKNWMNDPNGLVYYEGVYHLFYQYNPFGTIWGNMSWGHATSPDLVHWTEQPLAIPQDADADIFSGSIVVDHDNTSGLGTAENPPLVAMYTAAYKTGEQAQSLAFSTDAGQTWTKYSGNPVLDRDSNNFRDPHMFWYDGGTPESSYWVVVTVEATEHRVLLYRSDDLIDWTYLSDFGPANATGGVWECPDLFPLPVDGNPAETKWVMVVNLNPGGVSGGSGGQYFVGDFDGTTFTSDTTRNDDTVPPGDLFAGFDDGTYDGWTVANEPGNWKNGPFGGAPATGAVDGQQAVNGQIGAGLINGFNDGDWPIGTVTSPGFTVSSRNISFLVGGGNHPHIEGGQLGNEAPAGSELLFDGFEYAGTESLADHGWTLTGDFTADRNPSTNGGDYAIGAKRVNTWEGGPKGDDNIGTLTSHAFTIDKDYVSMLVGGGNRDAASGQTLQVELLVDGVVVDTASGENDGALNWKRWDVSAYRGKQASIRVDDQATGGWGHLTLDNIVLADVPALVRSSETTVNLVVDGQVVRSTTGNNSESLDWKSWDVSEFAGRTAQITIVDNNRAGWGHLLADQFVFSDQPVAPRIESYDWLDWGRDYYAGVTYDNAPDGKRIMVAWLNNWDYANQIPTGQWRSAMALPRELSLKTVDGSPKLVSDVVEQVDSLSKPFAAVTVPAGAVPEGETALPVGDVGAVYRVDAVLKPGTATRFGLKLRTSEDGTQATPLIYDAASETLDLDRTTSGDVSFNPTFSSVESAPVALDADGRLTLEIYVDNASVQAFAQGGLTTISDQIFPDPSSTGISLISTGGSAEIESLTVTPLYGGMYDPQPVLAVPGAPSAVEAQSVEPGSATVSWTAPADDGGSPVTGYAVRAVGGGEDDTVVCATTGTECEVSGLDAGSTVAFVVSASNIVGEGPASSPSEAIVVAAPSAGGTPSPTPSDPAAPAPDAADDGSNGTGGGLASTGMAGISGVLAVALLLLGGGVGLRMRRRASRPPV; this comes from the coding sequence GTGCTGGCGACGGCCGGCCTGCTTGTCGCGGCTCCCGCCTCGGCGAGCAGCGAATCGGCACCGGCGGTCGCCCAGGCGGCCGCGCCGCCGGCCGAGCCATATCGTCCGTATCTCGGCTACAGCCCCGAGAAGAACTGGATGAACGACCCGAACGGCCTGGTGTACTACGAGGGGGTCTACCACCTCTTCTACCAGTACAACCCGTTCGGCACGATCTGGGGAAACATGAGCTGGGGGCACGCCACCAGCCCGGATCTCGTCCACTGGACCGAACAGCCGCTGGCCATTCCTCAGGATGCCGACGCCGACATCTTCTCGGGATCGATCGTGGTCGACCACGACAACACCTCGGGCCTCGGCACCGCCGAGAACCCCCCGCTGGTGGCGATGTACACCGCGGCCTACAAGACGGGCGAACAGGCCCAGTCGCTCGCCTTCAGCACCGACGCCGGGCAGACCTGGACGAAGTACTCCGGCAACCCGGTGCTCGACCGCGACTCTAACAACTTCCGCGATCCGCACATGTTCTGGTACGACGGCGGCACGCCCGAGTCGTCGTACTGGGTCGTCGTGACGGTCGAGGCGACCGAGCACCGCGTGCTCCTCTACCGCTCCGATGACCTGATCGATTGGACCTACCTCAGCGACTTCGGACCGGCCAACGCCACCGGCGGCGTCTGGGAATGCCCCGATCTGTTCCCGCTACCCGTCGACGGGAACCCCGCCGAGACGAAATGGGTCATGGTGGTGAACCTCAACCCCGGCGGCGTCTCGGGCGGCTCCGGTGGCCAGTACTTCGTGGGTGACTTCGACGGCACGACGTTCACCTCGGACACCACCCGAAACGATGACACAGTTCCCCCGGGAGACCTTTTCGCGGGCTTCGATGACGGTACGTACGACGGCTGGACCGTGGCCAACGAACCGGGGAACTGGAAGAACGGCCCGTTCGGCGGAGCTCCCGCCACGGGAGCGGTCGACGGTCAGCAGGCCGTCAACGGACAGATCGGTGCCGGGCTCATCAACGGCTTCAACGACGGCGACTGGCCGATCGGAACGGTCACCTCGCCGGGCTTCACCGTCTCGTCGAGGAACATCAGCTTCCTCGTCGGCGGAGGGAACCACCCGCACATCGAGGGCGGCCAGCTCGGCAACGAGGCGCCCGCCGGCAGCGAACTCCTCTTCGACGGCTTCGAGTACGCGGGAACGGAGAGTCTGGCCGACCACGGCTGGACCCTGACCGGCGACTTCACCGCCGACCGCAACCCCTCCACCAATGGTGGCGACTACGCCATCGGAGCGAAGCGCGTCAACACCTGGGAGGGCGGACCGAAGGGGGACGACAACATCGGAACGCTCACCTCGCACGCCTTCACCATCGACAAGGACTACGTGAGCATGCTCGTCGGCGGCGGTAACCGCGACGCGGCGAGTGGTCAGACGCTCCAGGTCGAGCTCCTCGTCGACGGCGTCGTCGTCGACACCGCATCGGGCGAGAACGACGGTGCGTTGAACTGGAAGCGCTGGGACGTCTCCGCCTACCGGGGAAAGCAGGCGAGCATCCGGGTCGACGACCAGGCGACCGGTGGATGGGGGCACCTCACCCTCGACAACATCGTGCTGGCCGACGTTCCGGCTCTCGTGCGGAGCAGCGAGACAACGGTGAACCTCGTCGTCGACGGCCAGGTCGTGCGGAGCACCACCGGCAACAACAGCGAGAGCCTGGACTGGAAGTCCTGGGACGTCTCGGAGTTCGCCGGACGCACCGCGCAGATCACGATCGTCGACAACAACCGCGCCGGTTGGGGGCACCTCCTCGCCGACCAGTTCGTGTTCTCCGACCAGCCCGTAGCGCCCCGCATCGAGTCGTACGACTGGCTCGATTGGGGCCGTGACTACTACGCCGGAGTGACGTACGACAACGCACCCGACGGCAAGCGGATCATGGTCGCCTGGCTGAACAACTGGGACTACGCCAACCAGATCCCCACCGGTCAGTGGCGGAGCGCCATGGCGCTGCCCCGCGAGCTCTCGCTCAAGACCGTCGACGGCAGCCCCAAACTGGTCAGCGACGTCGTCGAGCAGGTCGACAGCCTGTCCAAGCCGTTCGCTGCAGTCACCGTGCCGGCCGGCGCCGTTCCCGAGGGCGAGACCGCGTTGCCCGTCGGAGATGTGGGAGCCGTCTATCGCGTGGATGCCGTGCTGAAGCCGGGCACCGCGACGCGCTTCGGACTCAAGTTGCGCACCTCGGAGGACGGCACGCAGGCCACTCCGCTGATCTACGACGCCGCATCCGAAACCCTCGACCTGGATCGCACCACCTCGGGCGACGTCTCGTTCAACCCGACCTTCTCGTCGGTCGAGTCGGCGCCGGTGGCGCTCGACGCCGACGGGCGGCTGACGCTCGAGATCTACGTCGACAACGCCTCTGTTCAGGCGTTCGCGCAAGGTGGGTTGACGACGATCAGCGATCAGATCTTCCCCGATCCGTCGTCGACCGGGATCTCGCTGATCTCGACCGGAGGCTCGGCCGAGATCGAGAGCCTGACCGTCACCCCTCTCTACGGCGGGATGTACGACCCCCAGCCGGTGCTCGCCGTGCCCGGTGCGCCCAGCGCGGTCGAGGCGCAATCGGTCGAACCCGGGTCGGCCACGGTCAGCTGGACGGCACCAGCGGATGACGGAGGGTCGCCGGTGACAGGCTATGCGGTGCGCGCCGTGGGCGGGGGTGAGGACGACACGGTGGTCTGCGCGACGACCGGCACCGAATGCGAGGTCAGCGGCCTGGACGCCGGCTCCACCGTCGCCTTCGTTGTCTCCGCGTCGAACATCGTGGGAGAAGGGCCGGCATCCTCTCCCAGCGAGGCCATCGTCGTCGCGGCGCCGTCGGCCGGCGGCACGCCGTCGCCGACGCCGTCAGACCCGGCGGCGCCGGCGCCCGACGCTGCAGATGACGGATCGAACGGAACCGGGGGCGGCCTCGCATCGACCGGTATGGCCGGGATCTCAGGGGTCTTGGCCGTCGCACTCCTGCTGCTGGGTGGCGGTGTGGGCCTCCGGATGCGGCGCCGCGCCTCCCGCCCGCCCGTGTGA
- a CDS encoding helix-turn-helix domain-containing protein, giving the protein MLDSLTIGRRIRQLRSDRGLTLDDLGAAIGRAPSQVSVIENGKRELKLGELQRFARVFDVSVDQLLSAEPPSRRAALEIALERAQRGPLFASLGLPPLPVRKSLSDDAIETILGLHRELERIHGERAATPEEARRANTSLRKAMRQRHNYFAELEQTAAQLHAAVGHTGGPLSQRVASDLASHLGFTLHYVGDLPGSTRSVTDLKNGRIYVPLGQSPDADPRSVVLQALSSHVLQLSEPQDYAEFLQQRVQTNYLAAALLIPEKGAVEILSAAKDARELSVEDLRDAFGVSYETAAHRFTNLATEHLGIPVHFLKVHESGTISKAYENDNVQFPTDALGAVEGQTVCRFWSARRVFDVEDRFSPYHQYTDKPAGTYWCTSRIQPSSRGQFSVSVGTAFAHAKWFRGRDTANRFASGCPDDSCCRQPPTELAARWSGQAQPSARLNSSLHAAMPTSGFTGVDTTEVYEFLDRHAPTV; this is encoded by the coding sequence ATGCTCGATTCATTGACGATCGGCCGTCGAATCCGCCAGCTCCGCTCCGATCGCGGACTCACGCTCGACGACCTCGGCGCCGCCATCGGCCGCGCACCGTCGCAGGTGTCGGTGATCGAGAACGGCAAGCGCGAGCTGAAGCTCGGCGAGTTGCAGCGTTTCGCGCGGGTGTTCGACGTCAGCGTCGACCAACTGCTCTCAGCGGAGCCGCCGTCGCGCCGGGCGGCGCTCGAGATCGCGCTGGAGCGCGCGCAGCGTGGACCGTTGTTCGCGTCGCTGGGTCTGCCGCCGCTTCCGGTGCGCAAGTCGCTGAGTGACGATGCGATCGAGACCATCCTGGGCCTGCACCGTGAGCTCGAGCGCATTCACGGCGAGCGCGCGGCCACCCCCGAGGAGGCCCGGCGGGCGAACACGTCATTGCGCAAGGCGATGCGTCAGCGCCACAACTACTTCGCCGAGCTCGAGCAGACGGCGGCGCAGTTGCACGCGGCCGTAGGACACACCGGCGGTCCTTTGTCGCAGCGCGTCGCATCCGATCTGGCGTCGCATCTCGGTTTCACGCTCCACTACGTCGGCGACCTCCCGGGTTCGACGCGCTCGGTCACTGATCTGAAGAACGGCCGCATCTACGTACCGCTCGGCCAATCACCGGATGCCGACCCGCGCTCGGTCGTGCTGCAGGCCCTGTCGTCGCACGTGCTGCAGCTGTCAGAGCCGCAGGACTACGCGGAGTTCCTGCAGCAGCGGGTGCAGACGAACTACCTCGCGGCGGCCCTCCTCATTCCCGAGAAGGGTGCGGTCGAGATCCTGTCGGCGGCGAAGGATGCGCGTGAGCTGTCGGTCGAGGACCTGCGCGATGCGTTCGGGGTGAGCTACGAGACGGCGGCGCACCGCTTCACGAACCTGGCCACGGAGCACCTCGGCATCCCGGTGCACTTCTTGAAGGTGCACGAGTCGGGCACCATCTCGAAGGCCTACGAGAACGACAACGTGCAGTTCCCTACCGATGCGCTCGGTGCGGTGGAGGGCCAGACCGTCTGCCGCTTCTGGAGCGCCCGCCGCGTCTTCGACGTCGAAGACCGCTTCAGCCCCTACCACCAGTACACCGACAAGCCCGCCGGGACGTACTGGTGCACGTCGCGCATCCAACCCTCTTCGCGAGGTCAGTTCTCGGTGTCGGTCGGCACGGCGTTCGCCCACGCGAAGTGGTTCCGGGGTCGCGACACCGCCAACCGCTTTGCGTCCGGATGCCCCGACGACAGCTGCTGCCGGCAGCCGCCCACCGAGCTCGCCGCCCGCTGGAGTGGGCAGGCGCAGCCCAGCGCGCGTCTCAACTCGTCGCTGCACGCGGCCATGCCGACGTCGGGCTTCACCGGGGTCGACACCACGGAGGTCTACGAGTTTCTCGACCGCCATGCGCCCACGGTGTGA